The following coding sequences lie in one Xanthomonas hortorum pv. pelargonii genomic window:
- a CDS encoding MobA/MobL family protein: MAIYHATMKSFSRGNGDSSVAAAAYRAGFDLLDTSTGLGHNYSHRGGVDFHQMLAPKGAPEWCFDAQYFWNANEAAETRKNARVCREVEVSLPHQLDPQQRRVLALALGQLLVNRFKVAVLVAVHTPSKYGDQRNHHVHLLMSARQVGPGGLGQRACAEFDARQGGGTRALRQIRKDIAMVINAHLKNASDPARVDHRSLRAQAHEAARNGEFERARELTRRPGKHLGKAKVAVMRKTKFTAEVRGRGGQAAALSLSKLVAEHMKKSGGLVHEVPPSHSHAAALRDRANAQASGLDGRTAVGQIRLSGAERVRQIKERLARAPAPRPGLYTPYSGQTRHLGRVTRLARSSGRQDAELLNAEAQLIEDWLEAQREVAQQSLEVLRQIPGIQIEPEFQRAHSTLVCRRADSYATKPFFFEDTEMLARSISKYAHALVRPYKARVAVLDAQAKLYEQEYDPDTKVVARAQRRLARTKRHVSPRIQAIQQGRIKRARKAMVEAAEALEKNFSLQPIEVLTPEASGEDALPPQAEGEAGHWELKFRPPKPSL, from the coding sequence ATGGCGATTTATCACGCAACAATGAAGTCTTTCAGTCGAGGCAATGGCGACTCTTCGGTCGCGGCAGCTGCTTACCGCGCAGGGTTTGATCTGCTCGATACGAGCACAGGGCTTGGCCACAATTATTCCCACCGAGGCGGTGTCGATTTCCATCAGATGCTTGCGCCGAAAGGAGCGCCCGAGTGGTGCTTTGATGCGCAGTATTTTTGGAACGCGAACGAAGCGGCCGAGACGCGCAAGAACGCACGCGTTTGCCGAGAAGTCGAGGTGTCGCTTCCGCACCAACTCGATCCACAACAACGGAGAGTGCTCGCTTTGGCGCTTGGCCAATTGCTCGTCAATCGGTTCAAGGTCGCCGTATTGGTCGCTGTGCACACACCAAGCAAATATGGTGATCAGCGCAATCATCATGTGCATTTGCTGATGTCAGCGCGACAAGTCGGACCGGGAGGACTGGGGCAGCGCGCCTGCGCTGAGTTTGATGCGCGACAAGGCGGCGGCACACGAGCGCTGCGGCAAATCCGCAAAGACATTGCAATGGTCATCAATGCGCACTTGAAAAATGCGAGCGACCCGGCTCGGGTAGATCATCGCAGTCTCCGAGCACAGGCACACGAAGCCGCGCGTAATGGAGAGTTTGAACGCGCCCGCGAACTCACGCGCCGGCCTGGCAAGCACTTGGGGAAAGCCAAAGTGGCGGTGATGCGCAAAACCAAGTTCACAGCAGAAGTCAGAGGTAGGGGCGGTCAAGCTGCGGCCTTGTCGCTTTCAAAGCTTGTCGCTGAGCATATGAAAAAAAGCGGTGGTCTCGTGCACGAAGTGCCACCGTCCCACAGTCATGCGGCAGCACTTCGGGATCGGGCCAACGCACAGGCTTCTGGATTGGACGGGCGCACAGCGGTTGGGCAGATACGATTGTCAGGCGCAGAGCGGGTGCGGCAGATCAAAGAGCGCTTGGCGCGTGCGCCAGCGCCTCGCCCGGGTCTCTACACGCCTTACAGCGGTCAGACCCGACATCTTGGTCGTGTGACGCGTCTGGCTCGGTCCTCGGGCCGACAAGACGCTGAGTTGCTCAATGCGGAGGCGCAACTGATTGAAGATTGGCTCGAAGCCCAGCGAGAGGTGGCTCAGCAGTCTCTCGAAGTCTTGCGGCAGATCCCGGGTATCCAGATTGAGCCCGAGTTCCAGCGGGCGCACTCCACACTCGTTTGCCGGCGAGCGGATAGCTACGCCACCAAGCCATTTTTCTTTGAAGACACCGAGATGCTTGCTCGCTCAATCAGCAAGTATGCCCATGCGCTGGTGCGACCCTACAAGGCGCGCGTGGCCGTGCTGGATGCGCAAGCCAAGCTCTATGAGCAAGAATACGATCCCGATACGAAAGTGGTGGCCAGAGCACAGCGGCGCTTGGCGCGAACGAAGAGGCATGTCTCCCCGCGCATCCAAGCGATCCAGCAGGGGCGGATCAAGCGGGCTCGAAAAGCGATGGTGGAGGCGGCTGAGGCCTTGGAGAAGAACTTCTCTCTGCAGCCGATTGAGGTGCTGACGCCTGAGGCATCTGGCGAGGATGCACTTCCACCGCAGGCCGAGGGTGAGGCAGGGCATTGGGAGTTGAAATTCCGTCCCCCGAAGCCAAGTCTATGA
- a CDS encoding IS5 family transposase, translating to MQLTFGDAEGLGKRKQTRREIFLAEMEQVVPWQHLLGLIAPHYPVSGRPGRQPYALATMLRIHLLQQWYALSDPAMEEALHEIPILRRFAQLGGLDNVPDETTILNFRRLLETHGLAARMLDAVNAHLARKGQSLRSGTIVDATLIAAPSSTKNADHARDPEMHQTRKGNQWYFGMKAHIGVDEFSGLVHHVHCTAANVADVTVTHALLHGKEDSVFGDSGYTGADKREELQTCKAAFFIAAKRSTLQAIGNKRERAREQRWEHFKASVRAKVEHPFRVIKRQFGYTKVRYRGLAKNTAHVLTLFALSNLWMKRKQLLPAMGSVRL from the coding sequence ATGCAACTGACGTTCGGCGACGCTGAAGGCCTGGGCAAGCGCAAGCAGACCCGCCGGGAGATCTTCCTGGCCGAGATGGAGCAGGTCGTTCCGTGGCAGCACTTGCTCGGTCTGATCGCACCGCACTATCCGGTGTCGGGACGCCCTGGTCGACAGCCATACGCACTGGCGACGATGTTGCGGATTCATTTGCTGCAGCAGTGGTATGCGTTGAGCGATCCGGCGATGGAAGAAGCGCTGCACGAGATCCCGATCTTGCGGAGGTTTGCCCAGCTCGGTGGCTTGGACAACGTTCCGGACGAGACCACGATTCTCAACTTTCGGCGCCTGCTGGAGACCCATGGCCTTGCCGCGCGGATGCTGGACGCGGTCAACGCGCATCTGGCACGCAAGGGGCAGAGCCTGCGGTCGGGCACGATCGTCGATGCGACGCTGATCGCTGCACCCAGTTCGACCAAGAACGCCGATCACGCGCGCGACCCTGAAATGCATCAGACCAGGAAGGGCAATCAGTGGTATTTCGGGATGAAGGCGCACATCGGCGTGGATGAATTTTCCGGGCTGGTGCACCACGTCCATTGCACAGCCGCCAATGTCGCCGACGTCACGGTGACGCACGCATTACTGCATGGCAAAGAAGACAGCGTGTTCGGCGACAGCGGCTACACCGGTGCGGACAAACGCGAAGAACTGCAGACCTGCAAGGCTGCATTTTTCATTGCCGCCAAGCGTTCGACGCTGCAAGCCATCGGCAACAAACGCGAGCGTGCTCGGGAACAGCGTTGGGAACACTTCAAGGCCAGCGTGCGCGCGAAGGTGGAGCATCCGTTCCGGGTGATCAAGCGCCAGTTCGGTTACACCAAGGTCCGCTATCGCGGCCTGGCCAAGAACACCGCACACGTGCTGACCTTGTTTGCGCTCTCCAATCTGTGGATGAAGCGAAAGCAGTTACTGCCTGCCATGGGGAGCGTGCGCCTGTAA
- a CDS encoding DUF6527 family protein, with the protein MKVDHYQHRFIESFPRPLDEGVLYVSTRFPCTAHACACGCGKEVISNLSPTDWKLIYDGVGVSLRPSIGNWQFPCRSHYWITEGRVEWSSDMTQEEIQAGRDRDRRAKQRYYGSESISAPQQSPGTNQTPQPNGKSSGWKSRLKRWFGD; encoded by the coding sequence ATGAAGGTTGACCACTATCAGCACCGCTTCATTGAAAGCTTCCCTCGTCCATTGGACGAGGGAGTGCTCTATGTCTCAACGCGCTTCCCCTGCACTGCGCATGCCTGCGCTTGCGGCTGCGGCAAGGAAGTCATTTCCAATCTTTCGCCAACCGATTGGAAGCTGATCTATGACGGCGTCGGCGTCTCGCTGCGCCCATCGATTGGCAATTGGCAGTTCCCCTGCCGATCTCACTACTGGATCACCGAAGGTCGCGTGGAGTGGTCTTCCGATATGACCCAAGAAGAAATCCAAGCAGGGCGCGACCGTGATCGTCGCGCTAAACAGCGCTACTACGGCTCTGAGTCTATATCAGCACCCCAGCAGAGCCCCGGGACCAATCAAACGCCTCAGCCGAACGGGAAATCGTCGGGCTGGAAATCCCGACTCAAACGCTGGTTCGGCGATTGA
- a CDS encoding ThiF family adenylyltransferase — MSSSLISRSPELQRLRDEGYDLDVRDNHLLVKGIAYATVDKTVAVGTLVIALHLTADVAQTAPDHTAWFAGQVPCDSFGQPLNKIINSSSRMERAPGLWVDHYFSSKPKSGLYSGYYEQVSTYAKMLLVHAQAIDPRATATPGAISVVDQSQSVFAYEDSASPRAGLSVPTAKLRGQRIAIVGLGGTGAHLLDLICKTPVTCLDLFDGDRIEQHNAFRYPGAVPFSVLKEAPYKVNYLARVYGEIHTRIQAHAVMVTEVNVRALLNYDTVFVCVDRGAVRELIANTLGGSQVIVIDVGMGVKLNAANEVYAVVRTTVLDGDNWDAAKATLPLGEGGEDDLYNTNAQIGELNALNAILAIEAWKKRCGYYSARKGGYLTTYTTHSSSMASTLGAA; from the coding sequence ATGTCGTCCTCACTGATAAGTCGTAGTCCGGAACTTCAACGCCTTCGCGACGAGGGATATGACCTAGACGTCCGGGATAACCACCTGCTCGTCAAGGGCATCGCTTACGCCACGGTTGATAAGACCGTGGCAGTCGGAACGCTTGTCATTGCGCTTCATCTCACAGCGGATGTTGCTCAAACGGCACCTGACCACACCGCATGGTTTGCTGGCCAAGTGCCGTGTGACTCGTTCGGCCAGCCTCTGAACAAGATCATCAACAGCAGCAGCCGGATGGAGCGCGCGCCCGGGCTTTGGGTTGATCACTATTTCTCGTCTAAGCCCAAGAGTGGTCTTTACTCCGGCTATTACGAGCAGGTGTCGACCTACGCCAAGATGCTTTTGGTCCACGCACAAGCCATCGATCCCCGTGCCACGGCAACACCTGGAGCGATTTCAGTTGTCGATCAGTCCCAGTCGGTCTTTGCCTACGAGGACAGCGCTTCACCCCGCGCGGGGCTCTCAGTGCCAACCGCCAAGCTCCGAGGCCAGCGCATTGCGATCGTCGGGCTGGGTGGAACGGGCGCACACCTTCTAGATCTCATCTGCAAAACGCCTGTGACTTGCCTTGATCTCTTCGATGGTGACCGAATCGAACAGCACAATGCTTTTCGCTATCCGGGCGCGGTCCCTTTCTCGGTCCTGAAAGAAGCCCCCTACAAGGTCAACTATCTGGCTCGGGTCTACGGCGAAATCCATACGCGCATCCAAGCTCATGCGGTCATGGTCACCGAGGTCAATGTCCGAGCGCTGCTGAACTACGACACCGTCTTCGTCTGCGTGGATCGCGGAGCGGTTCGTGAGCTGATTGCCAACACACTAGGCGGTTCACAGGTGATCGTGATCGATGTTGGCATGGGCGTGAAGTTGAATGCTGCGAACGAGGTCTACGCCGTCGTTCGCACCACGGTGCTCGATGGGGACAACTGGGATGCCGCCAAAGCCACGCTACCGCTTGGCGAAGGCGGTGAGGATGACCTTTACAACACCAATGCCCAGATTGGCGAACTCAATGCCCTCAACGCCATCCTGGCTATTGAGGCTTGGAAGAAACGCTGCGGCTACTACTCCGCGCGGAAAGGCGGCTACCTCACGACCTACACCACGCATTCGAGTTCAATGGCCTCGACATTGGGTGCCGCATGA
- a CDS encoding multiubiquitin domain-containing protein: MPVVRFIERFHPSIQDSSNMNTEAKHHQPPDLSTVVVNGQAFPIADLTPTGRQILTAARLRPETEHALVLWPEDGPTSVIELDELCPIPPSGSPSQFFAAKTDGVKYFILDDTRYAWPGPLMLTTLRQVGRVPEELDVWIEHRGEKPDEQIAENAVIDLDQPGIERFFTAPLSIKVFVNTREAVVHKRTLSYWDVVRLEHPGASPQDTNTTYTVSYAQGPAENPAGNLLDHQTVHIKQEMEFYVVLTDKS, encoded by the coding sequence ATGCCCGTCGTTCGTTTTATCGAACGATTTCATCCTTCCATACAGGACAGCAGCAACATGAACACTGAAGCCAAGCATCACCAACCTCCGGACCTCTCTACCGTTGTCGTCAACGGTCAAGCCTTTCCGATTGCCGATCTTACCCCCACAGGCCGCCAAATCCTGACTGCCGCGCGCCTGCGCCCCGAAACTGAGCATGCGTTGGTGCTCTGGCCGGAAGACGGCCCGACCAGTGTCATTGAACTGGACGAACTCTGCCCCATTCCGCCATCGGGCTCCCCTTCGCAGTTCTTCGCAGCCAAGACCGATGGCGTGAAGTATTTCATCCTCGATGACACCCGCTACGCCTGGCCTGGTCCCCTCATGCTGACCACCCTGCGCCAAGTGGGTCGCGTCCCGGAAGAGCTGGATGTGTGGATTGAACATCGGGGTGAAAAGCCTGACGAGCAGATCGCCGAGAACGCCGTCATCGATCTGGACCAACCCGGCATTGAGCGCTTCTTCACGGCTCCGCTGAGCATCAAGGTGTTCGTCAACACCCGGGAAGCAGTCGTTCACAAGCGCACTCTGTCCTACTGGGATGTGGTCCGTTTGGAACACCCCGGTGCAAGTCCCCAAGACACCAACACCACTTATACCGTGTCGTATGCGCAAGGCCCGGCTGAAAACCCGGCAGGTAATTTGCTTGACCACCAGACCGTCCACATCAAGCAGGAGATGGAATTTTATGTCGTCCTCACTGATAAGTCGTAG
- a CDS encoding helix-turn-helix domain-containing protein — protein MPSLLGEKIRAKRTSMGLSLDELAKRTDTSKGYIWELENRDKPNPSIDKLNKIAVALGLTTEFLLGTQDESVEASVDVADQAFFRNYQAMSPVAKEKLRKMMEILDGD, from the coding sequence ATGCCCTCGTTACTGGGTGAAAAAATTCGCGCCAAGAGGACCTCGATGGGTCTTAGTCTTGATGAATTGGCCAAGCGAACCGACACCAGCAAGGGTTACATCTGGGAGCTTGAGAATCGCGACAAGCCCAACCCGTCGATCGATAAGCTGAACAAGATCGCGGTGGCGTTGGGGCTGACGACCGAGTTCCTCCTGGGCACTCAGGACGAGAGTGTGGAAGCTTCTGTGGATGTGGCCGACCAGGCGTTCTTTCGTAACTACCAGGCGATGAGTCCTGTGGCGAAGGAGAAGCTCCGAAAGATGATGGAGATCCTCGACGGCGATTAG
- a CDS encoding ImmA/IrrE family metallo-endopeptidase produces the protein MDKPATVKRPMAEANRLTQMLDLVRGQDRFPVDVQELALEYSNQCFASERIAKIVAMDIPGFEGILKARSDGQWAIGYNSEQSPGRVRFTLAHEFGHYMLHRQLQSSFKCTSKDVYDWESMERKIETDADLFASYLLMPLNDFRQQVQDHAGQIEMLRHCADRYGVSIMAAALKWIEIAPKRAVVVVVRDGFVHWARSNTAARKSGLVLAAKKNLIEVPEGSLLARSDESASGLIQMKSARLWFLKEPQDMELVEHIHVVEGAGLTRLGCCCFQMPYRFGSVEMKMAMKA, from the coding sequence ATGGACAAGCCAGCTACGGTTAAACGCCCAATGGCTGAGGCCAATCGATTGACGCAGATGCTTGATCTGGTCAGAGGACAAGACCGCTTTCCAGTGGATGTCCAAGAGCTGGCGCTCGAGTATTCGAATCAGTGCTTTGCCTCAGAGCGCATCGCTAAAATTGTGGCGATGGACATCCCAGGATTTGAGGGCATCCTCAAAGCCAGGAGTGATGGTCAGTGGGCGATTGGCTACAACAGCGAGCAATCGCCGGGTCGTGTCCGCTTCACGTTGGCGCACGAGTTCGGTCACTACATGTTGCATCGACAGCTGCAAAGTTCCTTCAAGTGCACATCAAAAGATGTCTACGATTGGGAGTCGATGGAGCGCAAGATAGAGACAGACGCCGATCTATTCGCGTCTTATCTGTTGATGCCATTGAACGACTTTCGCCAGCAGGTTCAGGACCATGCGGGTCAGATCGAAATGCTGCGACATTGCGCTGATCGCTATGGCGTGTCGATCATGGCAGCAGCCTTAAAGTGGATTGAGATTGCGCCCAAACGTGCCGTTGTGGTCGTGGTGCGGGATGGCTTTGTGCACTGGGCGAGATCGAACACTGCGGCGCGCAAGTCCGGCTTGGTTCTTGCGGCAAAGAAGAACCTCATTGAAGTGCCTGAGGGCTCCTTGCTCGCTCGGTCTGATGAGTCGGCCTCAGGGCTAATCCAAATGAAAAGTGCCAGGCTTTGGTTCCTCAAAGAGCCGCAGGACATGGAGCTTGTTGAGCATATCCATGTGGTGGAGGGGGCTGGCCTTACACGCTTGGGTTGTTGCTGCTTCCAGATGCCATACCGCTTTGGGAGCGTAGAGATGAAGATGGCGATGAAGGCTTAG
- a CDS encoding MFS transporter translates to MNSTAKDRLPLAPLLALAMAAFITILTEALPAGLLPQMADGLAVSEAWVGQTVTIYALGSLLAAIPLTIATQGIARRPLLLAAIAGFAIANTITTLSSSYALTMVARFLAGVSAGLLWALLAGYAARMVPEHQKGRAIAIAMVGTPLALSLGVPAGAFLGSLVSWRVCFGIMSVLAVILMLWVRLQVPDFAGQGQGKQQRLAHVVRLPGIRPVLFVVLAFVLAHNILYTYIASFLAEAGMAQRTDLVLLVFGGASLIGIWIVGVLIDRHLRALTLTSTLLFCVSALALGLAGTSPAIVYIAVGVWGLAFGGSATLFQTALAKSAGDEADVAQSMLVTAWNTAIAGGGLLGGVLLDQLGVGAFPPALLVLLAATLVVTWTAKRHGFAVSNDDSDASRPATVGRQA, encoded by the coding sequence ATGAACTCGACTGCGAAAGACCGCTTGCCACTGGCACCCTTGCTCGCGCTTGCCATGGCCGCCTTTATCACCATCCTCACCGAAGCGCTGCCCGCGGGTCTGCTGCCGCAGATGGCAGATGGCCTGGCCGTCTCCGAAGCCTGGGTCGGTCAGACCGTCACCATCTATGCGCTCGGTTCCTTGTTGGCAGCGATACCATTGACGATCGCCACCCAGGGCATTGCCCGTCGCCCGCTGCTGCTGGCGGCCATCGCCGGCTTCGCCATCGCCAACACGATCACCACGCTGTCCAGCAGCTATGCGCTGACGATGGTGGCGCGCTTTCTGGCAGGCGTCTCGGCGGGACTGTTGTGGGCGTTGCTGGCCGGCTATGCGGCGCGCATGGTGCCCGAGCATCAGAAAGGCCGCGCCATCGCGATCGCCATGGTTGGCACGCCGCTGGCGTTGTCGCTGGGCGTGCCGGCCGGCGCGTTCCTTGGCAGCCTGGTGAGCTGGCGTGTGTGCTTCGGCATCATGAGCGTCCTGGCGGTGATCCTGATGCTCTGGGTGCGCCTGCAGGTGCCGGATTTCGCCGGGCAGGGGCAAGGCAAGCAGCAACGTCTGGCGCACGTGGTGAGGTTGCCCGGCATTCGGCCGGTGCTGTTCGTGGTGCTGGCTTTCGTGTTGGCCCACAACATTCTCTACACCTACATCGCCTCGTTCCTGGCGGAGGCCGGCATGGCGCAGCGCACCGATCTGGTGTTGCTGGTCTTCGGTGGCGCATCGCTGATCGGCATCTGGATCGTGGGCGTATTGATCGACCGCCATCTACGCGCTCTGACGCTGACCAGCACGCTGCTGTTCTGCGTTTCGGCATTGGCACTGGGCCTGGCCGGCACGTCTCCCGCGATCGTCTACATCGCAGTCGGCGTCTGGGGGCTTGCCTTCGGCGGCAGCGCGACGTTGTTTCAGACAGCGCTCGCCAAATCCGCCGGAGACGAAGCCGATGTCGCTCAATCCATGTTGGTGACCGCGTGGAATACCGCCATCGCTGGCGGTGGCCTTCTCGGCGGCGTATTGCTCGATCAACTCGGCGTCGGCGCGTTCCCGCCTGCACTGCTGGTGCTGCTTGCCGCAACGCTGGTGGTGACGTGGACGGCCAAGCGGCATGGCTTTGCGGTGTCAAACGATGACAGCGACGCATCGCGGCCGGCTACGGTCGGAAGACAGGCATAA
- a CDS encoding serine hydrolase domain-containing protein: MTLSLSPPRIAMSPALLASNIQAVVQHALDDRRLVGAVILVARNGELIHRQAAGWTDRESRRAMRVDALFRLSSVSKPIISIAALVLVAQGHLDLDAGIDRWLPEFQPRLGDGRPARITARQLLSHTAGLGYRFLEADANGPYAVAGVSDGMDAAGITLEENLRRIASVPLLYAPGTAWGYSLATDVLGALIARVYGAPLNDAVRALVTGPLGMADTDFATSETQRVATAYVNAAPQPHRLAEAETVSAFEGAIGIRYSPARIFDPQAFASGGAGMVGTAEDFLRLLEALRGGDGELLPSPLIEEMASDQTAGAALQDLPGLGFGLGFSVLRDPALAASPESTGTWRWGGAYGHSWFVDRALGLSVVAFTNTLYEGMSGSFVTDLRDAVYATVEARQ; encoded by the coding sequence ATGACACTGTCCCTCTCTCCGCCGCGCATCGCTATGTCGCCCGCACTGCTGGCCAGCAACATCCAGGCGGTCGTTCAGCACGCCCTGGACGATCGACGTCTGGTGGGAGCGGTCATCCTGGTCGCCCGCAATGGGGAGCTGATCCACCGGCAGGCCGCTGGCTGGACAGACCGGGAAAGCCGTCGCGCGATGCGCGTGGATGCGCTCTTTCGTCTGTCATCGGTCAGCAAACCCATCATTTCAATCGCTGCGCTGGTGCTGGTCGCGCAAGGGCACCTGGACCTGGATGCAGGCATCGATCGCTGGTTGCCCGAGTTCCAGCCACGACTGGGCGATGGCCGCCCTGCACGCATCACGGCGCGCCAACTGCTCAGCCATACCGCCGGCCTGGGCTATCGCTTTCTTGAAGCAGACGCCAATGGTCCTTATGCAGTCGCCGGCGTCTCGGACGGCATGGATGCCGCTGGCATCACTCTGGAAGAAAACCTGCGCCGCATTGCCAGCGTGCCGCTGCTTTATGCGCCAGGCACGGCCTGGGGCTACTCGCTGGCAACCGACGTGCTCGGTGCGTTGATTGCGCGTGTGTACGGTGCCCCGTTGAACGACGCGGTGCGCGCATTGGTGACCGGACCACTGGGCATGGCGGACACCGATTTCGCCACCTCCGAAACGCAGCGTGTGGCGACCGCCTACGTCAACGCAGCGCCGCAGCCGCATCGCCTGGCAGAAGCAGAAACCGTCTCGGCCTTCGAAGGCGCGATCGGCATCCGTTACAGCCCCGCCCGCATCTTCGATCCGCAGGCATTTGCCTCTGGCGGCGCCGGCATGGTGGGCACCGCCGAAGACTTTCTGCGTCTGCTCGAAGCCTTGCGCGGTGGCGATGGCGAGCTGCTGCCTAGCCCGTTGATCGAGGAGATGGCGAGCGATCAGACCGCAGGCGCTGCGCTGCAGGATCTGCCAGGGCTTGGCTTCGGGCTGGGGTTCTCGGTCTTGCGCGACCCGGCGCTCGCCGCATCGCCGGAATCTACGGGCACCTGGCGCTGGGGTGGTGCATATGGCCACTCGTGGTTTGTTGACCGGGCGCTAGGCCTGAGCGTGGTCGCCTTCACCAACACCTTGTACGAAGGCATGTCGGGTAGCTTCGTCACCGATCTGCGCGATGCGGTGTATGCCACTGTGGAAGCAAGGCAATGA
- a CDS encoding LysR family transcriptional regulator, which produces MESLSGFVVFVQVAETRSFVAAGRLLGVSASAVGKRVVRLEEKLGVRLFHRSTRSVTLTAEGTLFLERSRRILAEIEAAELELSQATAAPRGRLRVSLPLVSALVLPVLGDFMRHYPEIELDLDFSDRMVDVIEEGFDAVVRTGEPSDSRLSARRLGGFQMMLVAAPEYLAQRGTPRVPVDLLQHACLHYRYPNSGKLETWPLHTRRNSGELVLPTSMICNNIETRVCFAVQGLGIACLPDFAIRDLLADGRLLPVLAEHVRRSGAFHVLWPASKHPSPKVRAFVDFLCARVFPDNQSKRRKPVKR; this is translated from the coding sequence GTGGAAAGCCTGAGCGGGTTCGTGGTGTTCGTGCAGGTTGCCGAAACGCGCAGCTTCGTCGCGGCTGGCCGGTTGTTGGGCGTGTCGGCGTCTGCGGTCGGCAAACGCGTGGTGCGTCTGGAAGAAAAACTCGGCGTGCGGCTGTTTCATCGCAGTACGCGCAGCGTCACGCTGACAGCCGAAGGCACGTTGTTCCTGGAGCGTAGCCGCCGCATCCTCGCCGAGATCGAAGCAGCAGAACTGGAACTTTCGCAAGCCACCGCCGCGCCGCGCGGGCGCTTGCGGGTGAGCCTGCCGCTGGTCAGTGCGTTGGTATTGCCGGTGCTGGGTGACTTCATGCGCCACTATCCCGAGATCGAGCTGGATCTGGACTTCAGCGACCGGATGGTCGATGTGATCGAGGAAGGGTTCGATGCGGTGGTGAGAACCGGCGAGCCGAGCGATTCGCGCCTTTCGGCCAGGCGTCTCGGTGGCTTCCAGATGATGCTGGTGGCTGCGCCTGAGTATCTCGCGCAGCGCGGCACTCCGCGTGTGCCGGTCGATCTGCTGCAGCATGCCTGCCTGCATTACCGTTATCCCAACTCGGGAAAACTGGAAACCTGGCCGCTGCATACGCGGCGCAACAGCGGCGAACTGGTGCTTCCCACCTCGATGATCTGCAACAACATCGAAACGCGGGTGTGCTTCGCAGTGCAAGGACTCGGAATAGCCTGCCTGCCGGATTTCGCTATCCGCGACCTGCTGGCAGACGGGCGCCTGCTTCCCGTGTTGGCCGAGCACGTGCGGCGCAGCGGCGCGTTCCACGTGCTTTGGCCGGCAAGCAAGCATCCTTCGCCGAAGGTGCGGGCATTTGTCGACTTTCTGTGCGCAAGAGTGTTTCCTGACAACCAGAGTAAGCGGCGAAAGCCGGTCAAGCGATAA
- a CDS encoding YqaA family protein: MTYLSLFALALIAATLLPAQSETALVALLLRGDSALGLVAAASIGNVLGSLINWWLGREALRFQAKRWFPINAAALLRAQAWYGKYGKWSLLLSWMPIVGDPLTLAAGVMREPLRVFLPLVAIAKTTRYALLAWATLSIA; this comes from the coding sequence ATGACGTATCTCTCGCTTTTCGCGCTTGCGCTTATCGCAGCCACCTTGCTCCCTGCGCAGTCGGAGACGGCATTGGTGGCGCTGCTGTTGCGCGGCGATTCTGCGTTGGGGCTCGTGGCTGCTGCGAGCATCGGCAACGTGCTCGGCTCGCTGATCAACTGGTGGCTTGGGCGCGAGGCGTTGCGCTTTCAGGCAAAGCGCTGGTTTCCGATCAACGCTGCTGCATTGCTGCGCGCCCAGGCGTGGTATGGCAAATACGGAAAATGGTCGCTGCTGCTGAGTTGGATGCCGATCGTCGGCGACCCGTTGACGCTTGCGGCGGGGGTGATGCGCGAGCCGCTGCGCGTGTTCCTGCCGCTGGTTGCGATCGCCAAGACCACCCGTTACGCCTTGCTCGCATGGGCGACGCTGAGTATTGCGTAG